The following is a genomic window from candidate division KSB1 bacterium.
CAGGTTGAGGCACTTTCCGTATTTTTAAGTGGCCGACTTCTTGAACTTCAAAAGACCGACCTGTGGAAATAAATTGAATCCAGTCGCCGGCTTTTAGTTTACCATCAACCACCCGAACCAGGGCAACTGCGCCGCGATAGGCATCAAAATAGGAATCAAAAATCATGGCACGCAAGGGATCATTAATAATGCCACCTGGTGGAGGAATTTTTTCTACGATTGTTTCAAGCAATCCAACCATACCCACGCCGGTCTTGGCACTTGCCATGATAATTTCATCATCGGAACATCCGAGCAGGTCAATAATTTGCCTTTTGGTTTGTTCCGGTTCGGCGCTTTGCAGATCAATTTTGTTGATAATCGGAATAATAACCAGATCATTTTCCAATGCCTTATAAAGGTTACTAACTGTTTGGGCTTCAATGCCTTGTGTGGCATCCACAATGAGAAGAGCGCCTTCGCACGCGGCCAAACTGCGAGAGACTTCATAAGAAAAATCTACATGGCCCGGTGTATCGATTAAATTAAGGATATATTTTTCACCCTTTGAATTTTGATAATTCATCGTCACCGCATGGGATTTAATCGTAATCCCTTTCTCTTTTTCCAGATCCATGCTATCCAGAATCTGTGATGTCATCTCCCGACCGGTAACGGTTTTGGTCATTTCCAATAATCGATCCGCTAGAGTAGATTTACCATGATCGATATGAGCAATGATAGAAAAATTTCGAATATTTTGTGCTTGTACCACTTTTTTACTTCTTTTTGATTTTAATCTTCTAAAACAATTATCGGATAAATTAGAGGGAAAATATACTAACGGCGATGTTGCAATTCAATATAATTTAGCCTATTATAAATGGAAGAATTTCAATTTTTAAATGAACATGGCTTTCTTAACTATATGTTATCTAAATGCTTAGATAAGCGCTGTCTTTGATATTTATATATCAAAAAAAAATAAAGGATTCCAAATTTAAATAAATTATTTCATTAGAAAAGTTCAAAGTTGAGCCGATAATTTGACAATATATTATAAACCTTTGCGATGTATCGGCTCAAACCGACAAGGAATGGAGTGTAAAAAGCTTGAAATCCGAATATCGAAAAAATAAAGAAATTTAAATGACAAAATTCTAATGCATTAATTAAAGAAGGACTGTTTTAATAATAGAGTACCATTTCACAACAAAACTTAACTCTAAATATTAAATATTTGACTATTAAAAGATGTAAAAGAAATGACGAGTAAAAAGCAACGATCTGACAAAAATAGGAGAAAAAATTCCACACCGCTTTTTGGCCGGTATACTTTAAGTGGCAGGCGGATGAAAGCCCGCAGGGAGAAAGAAGAAGAAGAAAATTATTATGTGGATCGATATGAATACAAATACCTGATTTTGATTGTAGCAATTGTTACACTTTCCATATCGGATGCCTATTTTACCTTAAATCTTTTAGAAGGCGGTGGAATTGAATTGAATCCTTTTATGGCAATCTTAATCTCTGCAAACTCAAATTTATTTTTAGTCATTAAAATTTCCCTAACGGCTGGTTGTGTTTTGTTTTTTTTGAGTCACAAAAATTTCCGTGTTTTTGGGCGATTACGAATCGTAAATATGATGTATACCGTATTCATCCTTTATGTGGTTTTGATCGTTTATGAGGTTTATTTGATATTAACTTATTTATAACTTATTAAACCTATATTGTAACGAAAATCCATCAAATTCATCAAAATGCCTTCCGTATCTGTAATTGTCCCAACCTATAATCGTGAACACTTTTTACAAGAATGTATTGAGTCAGTTTTGAGTCAAACATTCAAGGACTTTGAATTGATTGTAGTCGATGACGGATCAACAGATCAAACGGAGGATATTTTAAAACAATATGAAGGTAAACTCCACTATAAAAAGCAAGAACAAAAAGGACCTTCGAGCGCCCGGAACACCGGCATTCAATATTCCGCCGGCGAATGGATCTGCTTCCTGGATTCCGACGACCTTTGGCTGCCTGGGAAATTAGCGGCTCAGATGAAGTTTTTCGCAGAAACCCGGGATATTAAGGTCTGCTATACAGAGGAGATTTGGTATCGAAAAAATAATCGTGTAAATCCAGCAAAAAAACATCAAAAATATTCGGGCTGGATTTATCAAAAAATGTTGCCGTTGTGTATCATCAGTCCATCTTCGGTGATGATCCACCATTCAGTATTAGACTTAATAGGCACATTTGATGAGGAATTACCGGCATGTGAAGATTATGATCTCTGGCTGAGAATAGGTGCTGGTTATCCAATTTACTTGCTGCAAGAACAGTTAATCATTAAAAGAAACGGGCATTCCGGTCAGCAATCGCAAAAATATTGGGGCATGGATCGTTTTAGGATTCTATCTCTGGTGAAAATAATGGAATGTGGAGAACTATCTAAAGAAAATTATCAAGCTACGGTAAAAATTCTAGAAGAAAAATGTCGCATATTAGCCAATGGATCTAAAAAGCGAGGTAAGGTTAGGGAAGCGAATGATTATATTGCATTGGCACAAAAATATACTAGTGGCACCGGGGAGACACTGTCTATTTAAAAAATCAAGTAGTTGTCAAAAAGCTGTCAGAAATAGAATTTAATGATTCTATTTTGGTTAAGATTGAAATGATTGATCTTGTTGTCTATATTATAAATTCATTTTTCATAAACGTAAGGAGACGAAATGGAATTTAGTATTGAATATTGCGGTGTTTGAGACTATTACCCCAATGCTGCCAGTTTGGCGGATTATTTGAAAAAAGAATACAATACTGAACCCAAGTTAATTGAAAGCAGTGGCGGCGTATTTGAGGTTAAAGCGAACGGCCAACTCATCTTTTCAAAGAAACAGTTGGGGCGTTTTCCTGACCATGATGAATTAAAAACGAGTATTGATAGTCTATAAAATTATGGCGGAACATTGCAGTACAAAAAATTAGGAAAATCTGATTTAGAGGTTTCCACGATTTGCTTTGGTTGTGGTGCGGCAGGCAAAATGGGTTGGGGGGATGATGTGACTGATGAAAACTCAATTGCGTCCATTCATCGTGCGCTTGACCTGGGAATTAATTTCTTTGACACCGCAGATGTATATGGAAATGGTTATTCTGAGGAAGTACTTGCAAATGCTTTAGGATCGCGTAGTAATGAAGTTACCATTGCGACTAAAGTTGGAAATCGTAGGAATGAAAAAGGCGAAATGTATGGAGATTTGAGTCGTAATTACATTCTGCAATCTGTAGATGATAGTCTCAAACGGTTAAAGCGGGATGTCATCGATTTGTACCAGGTTCATCGACCCGATGACAATACTCCCATTCAGGAAACTATGGAAACCCTGCTTCACTGTGTTGAAAATGGAAAAATTCGATACATAGGACTTTCGAACCAGACATCAGAGCAAATTCAAGAATATTTAAATTATGGGAAAATCGTATCACTTCAACCGCCGTTAAGTTTGCTTTATCGTTATGTTGAAGTTGAGTTATTGCCCTTTTGCCAGGAAAACCAAATAGGTGTTATTCCTTATAATCCTTTAGGTAGAGGGCTATTAGCCGGAAAATATACTACACCGGTTCAGTTCCCGGAAAAGGATTTTAGGCGTAATTATTTTCTTTTTGCAAATGGCGCTTTTGAGCACAATATTAAAATCGTTCAGACACTAAAACGCTATGCTGAAGTTTTGAATTGTACCGTTGCGCAATTGGCGATTGCCTGGGTTCTGGCTCATATTTCTGTAACGTCAGCGATTGTCGGGGCAAAACGTCCATCGCAAATTGAAGAAACATCAGCAGCATTTGAAATAAAATTAACGCATGAAGAGTTAAAGAAAATTGATCGGATTTTAATGAATCCTGACTATAATAGTATGTAAATCAACATGAGGATTAGATGACGGAAACGGCTTTATTTAGAAAAGGTTTTGGATTAAAGAAAGAAGTTAAGAGTGATATTAAGCAGGACTATCACAGCGAGTTAATAACATTCTTGATCTCTCATGGCAATGAATTTAAAATTACTGACAATCATATTTTTTTGGCAAAGGACTTTGGCTTCTGTTATGGAGTTGACCGGGCTGTGGAATACGCTTATCAAACCCGGCTTAAATTTCCTGACCGGAAAATATATTTAGTAGGGGAAATAATCCATAATCCTTTTGTAAACAACCAGATCACCCAAATGGGTATCGAAATATTGGATGGTTTGCAACGAAAATCGGCTGATTATTCTTTCCTAAATGCTGATGATGTCGTATTAATACCGGCATTTGGTGTCCAGGATAATACCCTGGTAAAACTTAAAGAACAAAATTGTATTTTAGTCGATACAACTTGTGGTTCGGTACTTTCAGTTTGGAAACGCGTCGAACAATATGCACGGGATGGATTTACGGCAATTGTTCATGGAAAATATGATCATGAGGAAACACTAG
Proteins encoded in this region:
- a CDS encoding glycosyltransferase, producing the protein MPSVSVIVPTYNREHFLQECIESVLSQTFKDFELIVVDDGSTDQTEDILKQYEGKLHYKKQEQKGPSSARNTGIQYSAGEWICFLDSDDLWLPGKLAAQMKFFAETRDIKVCYTEEIWYRKNNRVNPAKKHQKYSGWIYQKMLPLCIISPSSVMIHHSVLDLIGTFDEELPACEDYDLWLRIGAGYPIYLLQEQLIIKRNGHSGQQSQKYWGMDRFRILSLVKIMECGELSKENYQATVKILEEKCRILANGSKKRGKVREANDYIALAQKYTSGTGETLSI
- a CDS encoding Rdx family protein; amino-acid sequence: MADYLKKEYNTEPKLIESSGGVFEVKANGQLIFSKKQLGRFPDHDELKTSIDSL
- a CDS encoding aldo/keto reductase; protein product: MQYKKLGKSDLEVSTICFGCGAAGKMGWGDDVTDENSIASIHRALDLGINFFDTADVYGNGYSEEVLANALGSRSNEVTIATKVGNRRNEKGEMYGDLSRNYILQSVDDSLKRLKRDVIDLYQVHRPDDNTPIQETMETLLHCVENGKIRYIGLSNQTSEQIQEYLNYGKIVSLQPPLSLLYRYVEVELLPFCQENQIGVIPYNPLGRGLLAGKYTTPVQFPEKDFRRNYFLFANGAFEHNIKIVQTLKRYAEVLNCTVAQLAIAWVLAHISVTSAIVGAKRPSQIEETSAAFEIKLTHEELKKIDRILMNPDYNSM